From Anopheles arabiensis isolate DONGOLA chromosome 3, AaraD3, whole genome shotgun sequence, a single genomic window includes:
- the LOC120900294 gene encoding DNA-binding protein HEXBP-like — translation MQRIADQASIADSELIPIVIDGLGSPSITSSLHFMPLTMNDFRKKLKLFESCRHLCTTQPPSADARATTNSCMERPRPSQEPIRCFNCSRFGHLQNACPRPKRPPGGCFRCFQTGHVYRNCPERRANATVEGNTSSDEALATNQEEVL, via the exons ATGCAGCGCATCGCAGACCAAGCCAGTATCGCCGATTCAGAACTGATCCCGATCGTCATCGACGGCTTGGGAAGCCCGTCAATTACGTCGAGTCTGCATTTCATGCCTCTTACGATGAACGACTTCCGGAAGAAATTGAAACTTTTCGAATCTTGCCGTCATCTTTGCACCACCCAGCCCCCTTCCGCTGATGCCCGGGCCACAACGAACAGCTGTATGGAACGGCCCCGCCCATCGCAGGAACCCATCCGCTGCTTCAACTGCTCCCGATTCGGACACCTTCAGAACGCGTGCCCGCGACCTAAGCGCCCACCCGGCGGATGTTTTCGTTGTTTCCAGACTGGACACGTCTACCGTAACTGCCCTGAACGTCGGGCCAACGCCACTGTCGAGGGCAATACTAGTTCGGACGAAGCTCTCGCCACAAATCAAGAG GAAGTCCTGTGA